In Mytilus edulis chromosome 3, xbMytEdul2.2, whole genome shotgun sequence, the genomic window CTCAGCGAAGAAATTTAttgagttttggtttttttttctaattttatatgcaataggtcaactatatttgatgtatggaaatattttatgatctatatgtcagtcgtgcaggttttatttgaccttgacctccttttcatggttcattgctcagtgttaagtttttgtgttttggtctgtttttcttaatctataagcaatagttcaactatatttgttgtatggaagaattattagctgtacatatctgccaggcattgttcatctgaccttgacctcatttttatatggttcattggtcaatgtttagttttcttggttaatgttaagtttatgtgacagttgtaataaagctttacatttaggactatcaacatgatatcaatgataaataaagaaggcgagatatttcagcgtgtgcactcttgtttatcaTTGTCTGTTTAAAAGAACAAactttaatataaatatgtttcagtATTCCTCTTTATATTTCAGGATTCACTTGGATCACTAGTCAACCTAGAATCACTCAACCTAtcatttaatcaaatatatacattACCAGGTAAAATGAGCAAGATTTTTAATAGTTATACTCAAAAAGGTCTTTGATTTTATTCACTGCAAACCAAATTATTTTCTAATACTTTTTGCCTTCTCTAGCTGACTCAGGGCAATCTATTTTTGCAGATACTTTATTCAAGTTAAGTCCTTTCACAATactctaattttttttcttttagtttggcaaaagtattataaataatttaataagaTATGGTTATGTagctataagaagatgtgatgagtgccaatgagacaactcttcattcaaatcacaacttgtaaaagtaaacaattaaaggtcaaagtacagcaaTTAAAGGTTAGTTTAGATTTTCACTATATACAGGAATTTTTTCTTTTCAGATACAATCTGTTCTTTGCAAAACTTAAAAGTGCTTAAAGCTGACCATAACAATATGGAAGATATACCAATGTGTATTGGTCAGCTACATCATCTTGTTAAATTGTATTTAGAGTAAGTAACTATATAGGTTTTCTTTTATTATGAAATAGATGGTATAATATGTAATCATATTTGGCCAAAAAATAGATACCTGTATATTAACTAGGATTTTCAGAATCCAATGTTGAATCCttgattaatataaaacattacaGGTTTGGTTGTAACTGTACCATTCTCATGGATTATAAAGCCATTAAATGATAGTTAAGTCAGGAAAATGTCACAAATATGCAAAATGTTGAACATTTTACTTGCACATAATTCTGAATTATATAGAGAACAACTGCCACCCAAAATCATTAGATATAATTATAGAagacttttcgaaagaaaaattgtatgaaaactttgtttggacatttttatagcaattcaaaataactACCTATCACCTAAGCATGACAATAACAATGCAATTTCTGAACACACTGTTAAACTGATGTTTCATAATAACATTGAAATTGAATTAAAGTTTATAGGATTATataatgtatgttttgttttattaacttcCATTTTCACGATGGCGACTTCACTAgttttctacagcagtttgtTCAAATTACCAAGGACGCATAACTAATATGCATCCTTGAAATTActgaccagttgaacagtttgGTTTTAGAAAACTGATTGCAATTGggtcagaattttgaataagttgcaataggtggagagcaacactaacatgTAACTCCAAAAATTTGTTTAACCATAAAATGTGTACCCTAAAAAATCCAATCAATATAGAATACAAAaaagaattcatttattttctctttaaaatctaaaatggAAAAGCATTTTCATGACTAGCATGTAACAAAATACAATGTTAAGCAATCCAACAATGCCAATATAGACCAGTAGCTATTGAATGTTTACTTATGATTAGATATTGTATAATTacaaatactgttaattcagCAGTTAGTGTGTAATCTTTGACAAATATGGAAATTCTAATATGCTGATAATGGAAAATCACTACTGATATTATAAATGCAAGTTTTTATGATTGTGAATTTGAGACTAACAcattttttgcattaataaaaacagaccaataaattttgaattgacaatatttaaaatacaatttaatgGTTTATTTTCAGATACAATAAACTCAAATACTTCAACATAAAATGTTCCTCACTAGGACACCTTGAGGTAAAGTTTattatcattaatttaatcatataagaaaataaagtttAACTGTCTCTTAAATTCAGCATATgttatgtattgtttgtttgctTCAATGAATGGTACAGATGCATATGTTTCATGGTGATTTAGTTTCCAAACTCAATTATAGATCCACATAGCCTACTTTTTATGTCTGAATGACTTCCTTTTCCtagaaattttatgaaaaatcatAACTTTAGGATTCAGTTGGTATCTTTGTGATACACATTATTTTCCTTaactagatacatgtatatgttagaCACAGATCGACGTCTGGCCTCTAATCAACGTCTGTTCTTCAAATCAACGTCCAAAACCGACATCACATTCTCACATCAATGTCCAATATTTTTATCCTCTAATTGACGTCTAATGTGAGGTCATGTATTGCCAAAACAACGTCCAATCGATTGTAGACTTTTCTAATCAATGTTCATTattaaactagatgtgtcaaagcaacacgaatggccccgtctcaaaaggttgaaaaatgtgcaatttcaataacacatgtggacacaaacatgatggtagtctcacatatcaagaatcagctcaaaatctggaggcttatagaaaaaaagtctgtataactgtgattttcaacaattttcaatgttataaacccataattttggccaaaattagcAGAGCATCAACAAGTTGAAagatctgcaatttcaataacacatgtggacacaaacatgatggtagtctcacatatcaagaATCAGGTCAAAATCTGGAGACATATAGAAAAAGATTCAGtacaactgtgattttcaacaattttcaaagttgtaaacccaaAATTTTGGCCAAAATAAGCAGAGcgaaacgaaacttaaacttgatctgtaactagTCATGGTTTGCTCACATACTAAAAATTAGCCAAATATCTGAtagcatttagaaaaaaggtctataactgtgattttcaaaaatgtatcatAGTCCAAAGCCCGAAATTACAGCAAAAAATTGCAGAGCAGAAGGAAACTTaaatttgatctgtaactcatcatgggtaACTCACATACCATAAATCAGTCCTATATTTGAAAGCGTTacgaaaaaaagtctgtataactgtgattttcaacaatttatcaaagtccatagccccCAATTTCGGCATAATTTAGCCAAGCacaacaaaacttaaacttgatctgtaactcatcatggttaactcacataccaaaaatcagcccaatatctgtaGGCGTTTAgacaaaaaatctgtataactgtgattttcaacaattaataagtccaaagcccgtaatttcgtcaaaaattagtggagcggaacaaaactttaacttgatctgtaactcatcatggtaaactcacataccaaaaatcagccaaatatctgaaagatttagaaaaaaactttgtataatggtttgttgcggaatgacggaatgatgGAATTACAGAATTTCAGAATATCAGAATTTTGGATAAGGGTAAAACTACATGTCACcggcaacttcgttgcgtggccATAAAAAACAAATTACTGGACATACACCTATACATGTAAATGTTTTGTGGGATTCTTATGAcaactaaattttcaaatatttatacataCTTTCCATATCGATTTTTTTTAACCCCAAAAAGGTAACATGCACATTAAAATGTTTATCTTGATAAAAAGTTAATCCAATCGATCTACATAATAGTGTGTCACTCATTCCTATTCCTATTAATAATAATGACATGCATGTAAGTTTAATTTAATGAGAAGGCAATACAACGACAAAGAAAACCAAACAACATCTAGCTGCATTTTTtaatcttcaacaatagacaaaataGAGTAGTACAGCCAATTTGTTTAGAGTATTTTAATACGGACTCTGTAAGATATTTTTCAACAATGAGTTTAACACCTTGAttgaaaaatatacacaaaatggcattatgttttttatgttgtgctgtactATACTGCTGTTCCAAGTTAGGGGCGGGTTAATtgcaaacacacacacacatgtttaaccccaccatatTCTAAATGTGCCTGATGTCCAGTGGTTTTCCCATCACCTTATCTGTATGTAAtctctaaaatatttaaaatttatatcacaACCTATTTACATACTAGAAGgtaagaaattaaataaaaagttgaatagATTTTACTTGTACATAATATGTTTACCAGTCTTAAGATTTCAGCTGATATTAGTTCAGTTCAATATTGTATTTCGTGTCcaaaacggacgtcgattagagaagcTAAAATTGGACTTCGATTAGAGAAAATAAAATTGGACGTCGTTTAGATAGGCATAAAATTGGCCGTCGATTTGAGGATATGTTATTGTGAAATCAGATTTGGACGACGATTTGAGGAACGTCATCGATTAGAGACTGGACGTCGATCCGAGTCTTACACATATACTCCAAATGGTCCTGACTTTAGTTGACATTTTATAGTATGAGGCCAACAGTGCtttgttattttaaatcaatCATATATATTTGATCTACAATGAACAAATTGTCAATATGAGGCACCTGGACTGATCTGGGTAATAAGTGAAATAATgatcacaaaaaaacaaacaaaaattaataataaatacataataaaaaggGGCTGAAAGATGCTCTCTTGCTTGAAACACAAGTCATGTAAATGAAACACAATATGGGAAAATCTAGTACAAGATGTTATCAATTAGGTTCAATGAGAGTTATGTCCCATTGTACACAAGTTTAAATCAAACTTCTTTTCTAGGTTTTATGGTCAATTTAAGAACATGATGAAATATACAGAGCCAACATTTGTAAGGggacagaaaaataaaaaaaacatagacaatgATATATagacaatattgaatatttgttttcatgtaCTGGTTTAATGTCCTAAAGCATAAACTAGCTTGGTAAGGCTTAACTTTGGGAAATTCTGTCTAAATTTATAATGAACATGGTTTTTAAAGTAGTTTACTGGTAACTGCATTTTTTGGGCTTAGATGGTAGCACATTTCTGGTAAATTTGGCACTGTTTAAAGTGAATGATTCCAGTTCTCTGGCACTTCTAGTTTTccttttaagatttaaaaaaaaaagttgtattacATAACTTAAAAGTaactaaataaaataacataaatgcAAATACTGTAAATGTTTAAACATAGAAGAATTCTTTATTACAGATCTTGGTGCTAAATAATAACCCTATTTCTAGCCTCCCTGATGAGATCAGAAATATGATACATCTTCATGAATTAGATGTCTCCTCTTGTGATCTACACAACATTCCAAAGTCTATTTGTTATTGTCCAAATTTGGAGACAGTAAATTTGTCAAACAATCAGTGAGTTTAATATAGCAATGGTTATGCTGTTTTACATTACAACtgtacaaatatttaaaacatgcaaCACATTTTATAGTTCCAATTCTACTTTGTACCTTGTTAACAAATATTTACTCATTTGTACTATATACGTAACTTGTTCTcttaaataaatggaaaacaaaatttaattgcaAGCTATGATGagatttttaataataaaaagaattggATCACCCTGTTGTGAGTCATACTTATTGTATTTATCTCTTTCTTGAAATTTTGTGTTTATACAAGTTTAAAGGGAACCACTTATGAGATGCAAATGCTATTTGGTATGCAATTGTTTGAGCAATGGCATTTCTTATTTCTACTAAGGTAATAATTTGACCTTATGTCTTTAGCTATGTTTCATTGATTTTGTAtgtttacatagtttacaagatGAAATAGAACTATGAACCTGTGTGTACCAATTTACTTAATAAATAGCTGTCAGGATACCAAATATTAAGATATTTCAAATAAGTATCAATTTTGATAgtattatgcaaatgttgaaataaatatGGCAGTATTTTAATGTCCTATTagtattttccataaaattgatGTTTTAGATTGTCTGTGCTACCTGTTGAAATAGGACGGCTTCCCAGTCTAAAGAACCTACAACTCAATAATAACAAACTACAGTACCTACCATCTACATTAAAAGTGGATAAATATGACAGTATCTCAGGTAATAAATGAGGATTTTTGTTTCTGCAAAGCATTGCTATAAATTAGCCTTCATTAGATACACTTGAGCTAGTAATTAGGAAaactaaatgaatttataaaacattattaACGCAAAAGGCAAAAGGACCAAACTTTGACAGCCAAACCCAGCTAAGATCTCTTAAAGCGTGATGGAAGTCAACTTTTCAATAAGAAGTAACTCAACAAATCTCAGACTGTTTATTCAGAATgtgatatatttatagattatcgagattgattttctcgcttgagtcgGTACGgggaaagtgagaaaagcaatcgagttgagatgaccaatgataatctgtttatcgctattttacctatgaggacgttgttaatttcatgttCATTTCATTAACAACGGCATGTGCTCCCTTGGTTTTTAGTGATAATTTTAATATCACTCGACTCCGCTGAGAAAGAAAATTATCAGACAGTAAGATCAaaggtaaattttgtaaaatagcgataattatatttataagtgttATCATCAACAACTGATGTTAATGTCTTTTCAGGTATATTAAAGTAAACAACCAGTAAATTCTGAATGTGAAATTTATTTGGTTTGCTATTTATTATGTTGTGTTATTGCTAAATAAAACAACTTTTCATTGTTCCTTTAGATTTAGCGTAACTACAACATAATATGAAAATAACCAGGGAAAAACTTTATTTCCTATGGTTAAATTTAAAGATCTTTTAAATGGATCTTTTTTCAAGACAGATCTTATTTTCCAGTTTCAGGAAATCCATTCCTGTTAGAAGACATATTGATTGAAGTATATACTCCAAATAATCTATTCCCATCGTTACTGGAGAAGGCTTTAAGATTCGTATGTAACCATGGGAACTACAAAATTGATATTCTCCCACAAACATTACAAGGTAagtaaataatattaattatgACAGAGCGCTACTAGAATTCATGACTagttaaatttatcatatttctAACTAATGAAGAAACACAAGAATTTTACTTGCCTTCCAATTTTATATGCATGAGCAAAACATGGATCTTGTCATATTTGCAATAGGGGATAggcatatttttttctgtataattcTAAAGTACTGACTGGCTTTCTTGGAAATTATCACATCAAAATATGGACttttcaatatttattcaaattaggGATATGGGGGTTTTAAACTTGTAAAATTTACTTGCTTAGTTTTTCTGATTTACTTGTTCATTTTCATTTCAGATATTTTGACAGAAATAAAGACATGTACAGGATGTGGTCAgatatgttttacatattataAGTCTACAATAGAATTACAACAGACAACACAAGGAACCATTCCATTTTTCTCACAGATATGCTCACCACATAATACACAAATGTGTAATCAAACGTAACATTCCAATGTAAATCTATTGCAAATTACCAAAATGTATTATTTAGCTTTTAACAGGTTGAATGTGTATAATTTGTCCCTTACAAGTTGGCCAAAATCAACTATATGACTTAGTTTACCTGTAATTGGATTCAATATTATACATTGTGTACCTTTTTTTGTGAGGAAGGGTCAGCCTCGaatttaattttcaacaaaattctaaattttaGTTATCTTGTATGCAGTATTTtgttactacaaatgtataatgTTCGAATGGTTTCATTGTggtttttcaatttttaccaatgGAACTTTATGGTCCACATCCATTTACACAGTTTAGATTAGAGGTTGATAATAATATAGTCTTGAAAGGGAAAATTGTGGAAAACTATAAAACAGATAAGACTAGAAACAGGTTTTAGGGtacatcataaatatatatatatgtattaaggATATACACGTAAACAGGATTAATAATATGAatgttgtttaaatttgtttgatttgttaGTTTAATGTATTTTCAATTATCTGTGATATATTGTGTATTGCTTTTATT contains:
- the LOC139516025 gene encoding uncharacterized protein isoform X1; the protein is MAGVVYDYLSFVANDVIFFSDDVQTTTIAVAIASSLCCSIVWAVFHIINVVQPSKGTVKAKSATLSIYAGKIHASRKSCQPVCLDGSVTLQQDEVEVPCVRCGKYYADVNCRFVTCKECCFSVTACNFHRLNKDIKGRQYRSDGQQQLQEIDLSQCQIQQCPERLGFVGAQLTLLNLAQNKLTNLPSEIGCLRGLTDLFIDHNNITIIPDSLGSLVNLESLNLSFNQIYTLPDTICSLQNLKVLKADHNNMEDIPMCIGQLHHLVKLYLEYNKLKYFNIKCSSLGHLEILVLNNNPISSLPDEIRNMIHLHELDVSSCDLHNIPKSICYCPNLETVNLSNNQLSVLPVEIGRLPSLKNLQLNNNKLQYLPSTLKVDKYDSISVSGNPFLLEDILIEVYTPNNLFPSLLEKALRFVCNHGNYKIDILPQTLQDILTEIKTCTGCGQICFTYYKSTIELQQTTQGTIPFFSQICSPHNTQMCNQT
- the LOC139516025 gene encoding uncharacterized protein isoform X2; translated protein: MLCSLLKEQLKPNQQLYLFMLVKFMLQGNLVNQCGKYYADVNCRFVTCKECCFSVTACNFHRLNKDIKGRQYRSDGQQQLQEIDLSQCQIQQCPERLGFVGAQLTLLNLAQNKLTNLPSEIGCLRGLTDLFIDHNNITIIPDSLGSLVNLESLNLSFNQIYTLPDTICSLQNLKVLKADHNNMEDIPMCIGQLHHLVKLYLEYNKLKYFNIKCSSLGHLEILVLNNNPISSLPDEIRNMIHLHELDVSSCDLHNIPKSICYCPNLETVNLSNNQLSVLPVEIGRLPSLKNLQLNNNKLQYLPSTLKVDKYDSISVSGNPFLLEDILIEVYTPNNLFPSLLEKALRFVCNHGNYKIDILPQTLQDILTEIKTCTGCGQICFTYYKSTIELQQTTQGTIPFFSQICSPHNTQMCNQT